The following are encoded in a window of Ranitomeya variabilis isolate aRanVar5 chromosome 6, aRanVar5.hap1, whole genome shotgun sequence genomic DNA:
- the LOC143782834 gene encoding fatty acid-binding protein, adipocyte-like, with protein sequence MGDELVGTWKLTENNSEDFDKYMEKVGVTFLTRKAACHLKPDVNITKNDDEWCIKTTSTFKNTELSFKCGEEFDETTADGRKVKSIVTLENGVLKQKQAWDGKESTINREVKDGRLVTTCIFQDVNCVRIYDRK encoded by the exons ATGGGGGATGAACTGGTGGGCACATGGAAGCTCACTGAGAACAACAGTGAGGATTTCGACAAGTACATGGAAAAAGTTG GGGTGACTTTTCTTACCCGCAAAGCTGCTTGTCACTTGAAGCCTGATGTGAACATCACTAAAAATGACGATGAATGGTGTATAAAAACGACGAGCACCTTCAAGAACACAGAGCTGAGCTTTAAGTGCGGTGAGGAGTTTGATGAAACCACTGCAGATGGCCGGAAGGTCAAG TCAATAGTAACTCTTGAAAATGGGGTATTAAAACAAAAACAAGCCTGGGATGGCAAGGAATCAACTATTAATAGAGAAGTGAAAGATGGCCGCCTGGTAACT ACTTGCATTTTCCAAGATGTGAACTGCGTTCGGATCTACGACAGAAAATGA